AGAAGAGTCTAGGGACAGTTGTAACTCTCAATCAATGAAGACTGGGAAATCTATTATTAtagaaagttttgttttttttagaaacttCATTGAATGAGTATAGTGAACTCTCAGCAGTTCATACCTTCAATTCACAATTTCCAAGTTAAAAACTTAGAACAATTAATATTTACAAGGTATAAAATggtctgaaaaaataaaattagacaTTCTAGGTTGAATTAACTTGAATTTAACAAAACTTAAGTTAACGATAATGTACGATGTTTTACCGTGTACGACCGtaaattgttgttattttcttcccttttttttacTCGTCTCACGATATCACGCTGTTCTTCACATGCCTGTTACATTAACGTTTCATTTACACATACTCAAATGTTGTCTTTATAAAAGTTGTCACATCCAGAAACTGTCATGCTATGTGTGCCACCACAAGACATAATACCGGATGTTGTTCTTTTCcacacacttcaaaataaaagttgacaTGACAAATCCCGTTGGCTTTTATTCTCGCGTAAATCGCAGGTGACGTCACGACGCAACCCCGCAGCCAGGAGTCACATGAAACGTTTGCTTtagcaaatgttttttctttttttttcaatgtacCAATTTCGGTCTTTTTTCGCTGAAAAATCTCGtttgtaaaactgaaactgcaATTTAATCTGCAGGAAGTGTCAGAAATTCAACATGGACGAGGACGGGCTGCCAATTGTGGGTTCTGGAGTTGATCTTACCAAGGTTTGTATTTAGCTAGCTAAGACAGCTAGTATTTACCAATTGGGGAAATAAGAAGAAACGAGTGCAAGCAGAGCTACAACACAGTAATCAATGAAGATAATAGATTTACAAAACCTTGTGGCTGTAATGAAAGAAGCCGATTATTTGACTAACATTAACATATTTGAACCCTGAGAAACTGAACTGtcaacatgacagtgatgtTACACCTTAAGTTTCTCAatacatttctgtcattttctaaTGAATTTCCTAATTTTCTGTGTATGAACACTTttaaatgagatgaaatgttgAGTTAACTGTAGTGTGAAGtcttcaaatgttaaaaatcaaaagatgttcagtttacaacGAAAGGTGTccaagaaaagcagaaaatgttatttttctccctctttgctTGAAAAGTGATTGACACAATTAATTGATCAAAATAGTTAccagttatttttctgttaagTCGATTTTGACTAGTCGTTTCTGCCCTACACTGTGCTGTGTTGCCAAATACTGTCTTCATAGTATTAGATATCTTCTTTTCCTCccccatttttaaaatatactaGAGGCCGGAGCAGGGAGAGGAATTGCTTTTTTTGAGATGGTCTGAATTGCTTCATTTCCTTAACACATTACACTCTGGGTTGCCCCTCTGCTGCTTACTACTGTGACTTAAATAACTTTCATTGTGCAGGTTCCTGCTATTCAGCAGAGAAGAATTGTTGCCTATCTCAATCAGTTCGTTGTGCACACAGTTCGGTTTCTCAACCGCTTCTCCACAGTTTGTGAAGAGGTTTGTACTTTTCACCTTTTCGTCCTTCCTTCTGCCTTCTAGTTTAGGTCACACTTGCAATTCCTGTCACACTGAGTTTCTACTCTGATCTGTCAAAATTCTTTCCTGCAGAAACTTGCAAACATATCTCTGCGCATACAGCAGATTGAAACCACTCTGTGCATTTTGGAAGCTAAGGTAAGTTCTACAGTCTCTGCCGTCACACTGTTTGCAGTTTATGGCTTAATGTACATATCATGTCCATACACTCATATGGAACATTGTTGTGCTCTGAGCAGCTGTCCTCCATTCCTGGACTGGAGGACGTCACAATAGATGGAATCAGTCAGCAGCAAACTGCGCAGGCTAATGGACCCACTACTGCCACTCCGAGCCAAGCAGCTGGTCCACCAGCAGTGACTCTGCCACCTCCAGAGGTAgatacacagacatgcacacaaaataaTCATAAAGTGTTGCTCagctgtactgtactgcacaacaaccaacatttaaaaacaattattttatgcCCAAGAGCCTTGCAACAGGGAAAATAAataccactcttatgtctgtgtgttaagtaTGGAGCTTGAGCCAGTAGgttattagcttagcttagatTAGCATAAAAGACTAAAAACTGGTTGGAAATGGCTCTGACCAAAGCTCAAAAAGCTTTCCAACACCTGAAGCTCACTGAATAATAGTTATATCTGGTTTTGTTGAATCAATTCTCAATTTGATGGTGGGTCTCAATGACGTCACTGCACCCAGAGAGTAAATAGTTTCAGCACATACCTctacataaaacacacaactttacatttctctgtgtgaacagattaaaaagaaagataCAGTGAGCTCCTTGGTGAGCTGTAGGGGTTCTGGTAGGTGCATTTTTGAGCACTGGAATGAACCGGACTAACTGTTAAACTGCTAAAGTAATCcactgctagctgtagctttatatttagcaATAAAATTTGTCTTGACTTTATAAAAAAGAAgtagaaacacaaatacagttaGAGCAGTAGATATATTGATGATCAGTATTACACAGTTCAgcatcagaaaaacaaactctgaaaatataaaacccACCAGAAATGCTAAACAAAGTTCCACATCTGATGTCTAGTTCCATGTAAACCGCGTGTTACTTCACACTGTGTTATTAATCTGAATATTTCGCACTGTAGCCCGCTCAGGCGCCACCAGAAGCTGCACCCATGCAGAaggcagaggaagctgcagagaaTGTCATGACAGTGGCCAAGGACCCGCGTTACGCTCGATATCTGAAAATGGTTCAAGTGGTGAGTCTACGATAACACCTGCATACTGTACACCTGTACTGTGGGGATGAATTATACTGCGTGTATCTTAATACATGTTTAATCTGTAACAGGGGGTTCCAGTTATGGCCATTAGGAATAAAATGGTCTTGGAGGGTTTGGATCCCAACCTGCTTGAGTGAGTGTTACACTGTTAAATTCACATATgttaatgtctctgtgtttgttcattcattaaACTGACCAATAACAATTCCCTCACTGCTGCTTACAGCACACCGGATGCCCCAGTTCCCGACGGAGGGACGAGAAGCACGGAGGATCCAGATGCTGCTGCCACCAGCTCTGACAGCGAATCGTCTTTCAGCGACTGACAAACTCATCCTCACCACAAAGCTTCCTGCAGCTTCCAGGCCATGCATCGCTATCAGAAGCTATGGGAGGTCCTTTAGGCCTGTTCTCAGAGGAGCACGAGTTTGCAGTGCGCCTGTAAAGGAGGTGCCAGCCAGAAGGAGCAGATGTCAGTGTCTGAAACACAATATCGATCTAGAGTGATTGtaatttcagtttgaatgaactgaaatgGTTCTCTTGTTGGTCAATCAGACCTCGTCGAGTTTGATACATGATAAGCGTTTTTGATTCatgatacttttttttcaaaaacagggAATTGTTTCCCCTGTTGTTATGTGAGCACATGGCAGTAGCAGGTagtttttctacaaaattaGTAATTATAGGTTTTCTGTGGTGGAGACGTTACTACCACAGTAATGAAGAGATTCACTCATCACTTGGTAGCGCTGCCTATTTTTGTTACAGGGTCCAGataaagttgaaaaaaataatgtatgtTGGATATTTGTTGTGTTAAGGCCAGGGAGGAAAATATGACAATGATTTTGTTCCATTATCGATGGTTTATATATCACAAAACCTGTTCAGTGAGTCACACAGCCTGTTGGGCATCAATCATGATTGACTGCAAAGTAATGGGAAATAACACAAGCATTTTCTGCTGTTCTGGATTCTTGAATTAGCAGTTTCTCTActttttaaagcagctgcactgtgcgaaacaaaatgaaaacagttcaTCTCTTATCACAAGATATTATAACCAACCTGCAGTAAAAGGATAAAATGTATTTCCAGTGTTTTACCCTGTTTATTACTGCATAGAAAATGAGGTTTGCTTTTTAAAGTGACCACGTTGGAAGAGAGATTACTACAGTAGATTCAGTGTAAAGCCACTGATAATTTGACACTGTTCATTTAGACAGAATTACTGGCtttagaaagtattcagaccccttcagtAATTGCACTTTATTGTACCatagatttaaatttaaatggaTTAATTATATCTTTTGGTCATTAatctacaaacaaaaacaagaaccTTTTGCAAAAGATTATAAATCCCAAAAATGAAATCTGAATACTTTCTGGAGCCGCTGTATGTGTCTTTGATTTATGATataaaagtcaataaataataaatagtgaTGTTTAACCTGGCTCTGCTTTAGACACTTCCATAGCTAACATTTTTCCATTGACATGCCTCTTAATCTTGTAGTTTTAATGCCAGGAATAACAGTTGATTGCACAATGGCCACTGCTAGAATAAAGAGTAAACAGTTTACACTAAGAAATAACTCAGTGATAAACACCatttgtaacaaaaaaaaaaaaaaaaaggtaaacaacGGGTTCCTTTTGTGTTTGACTCTTTGTCGTTACACTGGTCTGAACTTGTAGAGGAACGGTGTCAGGAACACTTCAGCTTTACAGATAACAGATGTACTGTGTTTGGGCAGGTTTTCTATGAATGGACATTACACTGTAGTGACTGTGAAAAAGTGAGTGTGGAAAGTCTGGAAAGCACTTTGTTTACAAGAGCAAGAATTGTTGGATCTGAGTTTGCCTGTAATAAACACTCATACAGactgctttttaaaaacataacaaaaaaaagtgcatcTTTATTATTCAGCTCAGCGGTGACGATCTGTGCAGTTCATTATATCACATGCAAAAATACAAGAGTaattgagtaaaaaaaaaacaaaaaacatttccctTGTTATTACAGTACCTCTAGAGTTCATCTGTGTTCATGTGACCTCCAGTCTGTTCTGGAGTACTTCATTTCATACAGGATCACAGCAGGGATCCTCCAAAACTAATGGCTGCTGATCTAAGTGTAATATTTCAGCCAGTGCCAACAGCCAACACTTCTGACCAAAacagtttgattttctttacCTTCAGTCAAGtcaattcattattaattattaatcctGATTCGTCTCAGAGGGCCTCAGCCTCTGTGCTTGTGCCCTTTGTTTTTCTAGTGTGACCAGTCATATGACTTGTCAGCgcaaaaacaacagctgcagtactgacagtggttcccaaccagagactttataatatataaaaatgtaatagttaaAAGAGATAAGatacacattaaaatatattccTCTTACACAAAATAGCTGCAATTTTCTCAAATGAGTGCATTTCctgtgttgaaaaaaataatgtatgtTGGATATTTGTTGTGTTAAGGCCAGGGAGGAAAATATGACAATGATTTTGTTCCATTATCGATGGTTTATATATCACAAAACCTGTTCAGTGAATCAGATGGAGCCACATGCGCAGCCATCATATGTTCACTGTGTGATGAACTTCTCTTATTAGTGGTCACATGTCTGACAGGACGTGTCACACCAATGTGGCAAAGAGTCAAGAGTGCAAAGTGCAAAGTGACGTTTGACTGAACACGGAGAGCAGTAAGGACACTTGTAAAATGATTTGCAATCGTATAAAAAGTATAAGATAAAGGATGTGGtcagtctctttttcttttataatgtCACATCTGACAGACAGCCTGTtgtacaaaatatataaatagcaATATAAAAGGAACTATTTTACTAACTCAGTCAGGTgacacataatacatgatgttATAAAAGCCTTACACTATAAAAGActcttaaaaacaaatgcatcCCTGAAAATACCGTTCATTCAAAGTTCTGCTGGGAGTTGGAGATCAAGATTAGTCCTCAAACTCTGTGTTCACTCgtaaagtaaacagctgtagGAAATAAACAAGAGAGCGATAAGAATCCCCCTCCAGTAAAAATAACAACTTAACATTCAGTGCAATGGTCTGATACTCACTTTGAAGTCATCGATGTATGTGAGGAAGAAGCAGACGAAGCTGAAGGCAACaacccactcacacacagcgCTGGCTAGATGGAAAGGATAGTCCTGTGAGAGGGACACAAAGGCTGCAGTCAGTCCACACTCAACTACAACTaacagtatctatctatctatctatctatctatctatctatctatctatctatctatctatctatctatcagaatctgcttgaaaaatgacaaacaatgagttgattattaaaatatttgctCACCTGGTCCtcactgtttctgtgcagcGTGGTTTGTTTTACAAAAATCGCACAGATGACAGCTGAATTATCCGTGAAGGAAAACGTCAGTTCAACACTTGACTGGCTCTTGTAAGTGTGTAAGGAGTGCAGCAACACTCCTATGCAATGACACTAATGATAATCGACAAGAGAATTATGTTGCAATCATTCAGCTGAGGTTCATGGTAGTAAATGCATGTCATGCATGTTCACAAAATAGGAAGAAGGTCAGGAAACAAAAAgcatcttgtctttttttttgttttttgtttgcattttcacaGCTGTGACTTCTGTGGCGAAAGGATACTGGGGAACAAAGCCAGAGCAGCAAGGATGGAGATGCCCAGACGTACTCGACACACAACCACTGAGGATCCAAACGGATAGGCTTGGTACGATATCACAGACTGGACGGTTATATATGAGACACCAGAGATGAAGAACAGCAGAGCTCCTGCATCATGAACTTTTACCACCGTTGTCTCCTGCAGTCACAGAGCAGAACAACGTGCCGTTAAACACTGCATTGCATCATATTCATGGGATTGAAAATGTCCGCTATAGGTGTGGAGACCCACCTGAAAAGTTGCAACAATGCACATGCTGAAACAGGAGAGAATCCCCAGCACCAGAGCTGTTTTATTCAGACGCGGGTTCACCACCCTTGTTTCCACACTCAGCTTCTCCACAAACTTGTATCTGGCGTACATGGTGACCACTCCTGTGCAGGGGTCAGATTGGTACATTTACCACTTCAACATGTCATGATCCCTCTTGCATCCCAAGCCTTAGattctgctttcattttctcGAAAAGGGGAAATGTGACTAACATCTCTGGAGAGTTTGGTTCCTCCCAGGAGAAAACCCAGCGTTGCTTAAGAAGTGGCAGAAGCTGAAACAGAAGGGGGGTGAAAATACCTGCACATGCTGAGATGAAGGTCATCAGGCCAAATATGCAGCTCTCCGGGGGGTTTGCACCTGTGTCactgagaagagagaagagacagatgtACAGATGATAGtaaatcatagtatatcatAGAGATAGTAAATCTCTCCGTTATTTCGGACTTTGTGTAGGTATGTATTTAGTTAGTTCTTAAAACACAGGTCTAATCTTAAAGGGAGAAGTGAAAAGAAGCTGCACTCCTCTGACAGAACAGCTGTGGTCTCGCAGCTGGAGTTTGGGTACCGGCTACGTTTACGCGGAGGAAAACGAAACTTAAGTTTTACTTTGGCCCAACTTTTGTTTGGTTTGCACAAATCACTTCATCAACATAAAACATcgacatgtgtgttttttagagTTCAATCTGACCTGTTATAAAGATGAAAGAGTAACTGTTTTATCATCTGACTGCTTCTTTCCTGAAACGTGAGGTACGTGTGAGTAAATCTTACCTTATGTACGGGAAGATCACATCGACATCTTTTCTGAAAATCGCAATCACGTAGGAAATAATGAAAGTGCTGGAGGACCAGATGACCAGAAACACTGGCAGAAAGCAGAGTCCCTGCATGAACCAAAACATCTCAGCAGAGCTTTGACGCGGAACTTCCACTAAACGCTGTCGCACCCGCGAACAGGACAAATAGATCCATACAGTAAGAAATCCACCTTTATGTGGGTCCTGGCGTGTGAAGCCTGTTACAGACAGTCACATGTTGCCGTGTGAACAAGACTGAACTTGGCCTCTGCTAATGAGCTGATTTACAGTATACAGTAACCTCTTCCCCAAAACAACTCCCCGTGGGCAGGCCCGGCCTACGCAAATAAAATCTTCCGTTATATCCagctctcctccttcctgccATTATCTGGCTTAAAAGAAATACCCAGTTCCGTTGAACCCGCATGGACCTGAGAGTCAGTGCCAGGAACAACAGCAGGGGAAGTATTAAGATGATTAATTGAGGTATCAGCGCCACAGTACAAAggtacatttaaaaacaatagaattataaagaaaaaaatgcactttaattaagaaaagttatttttaaaaaaaagtagtggTGGAAGAAAAGAGTTTCTACTTCAGTGAAAGTAGCATTATCACAGTACAGGAAAACTTAAGTTAAACTACAAAAGTGTCATACTAAGTAcctgatgtgtgtttgatacTGTTTGATAGGTCCCAGTGTGGCCTCTGGTTGGGGTCCTGAAGAAAAGGTTTGCCTGGGTGAACCATGTTTGTGCATAAGGTAGCTCATGAGTTTAaggcagtggttctcaaagtgggatTCGGTGATGCCAAGAGCTCCTTGGGAGGGTTTATGGGGGTCCTCCACAAAAAAGGGGATCAATTTAATTTCACTAAggaacacactgacagagtgtatgactattttggtcatgggcttcaaacactgtctgtaataaaacatcaaaaagcaaAAGTCTTATCAGATGGAGGGCCCTGGGACAAAATCTGATGGTCAAATATGTGTCACTTAAGGAGTCCTTGATGTTTAAGAACCACTGCTTTGTGGTTCTGGAGCAGTTTGGTCCAAATATGAATGATTTCTGCAGGACTGGATCATCCTGAaagggccccccccccccctaccgATCGCCCTCACCCCAATGTTCCCCCAATCCAACCAGTCAGGAATACTGTGTCAATTACACTGTGGCAATTTTATTAAATCTATTCAGGAACATGCAGCATATAAGCCTAATATTAACTGCATCAGTAAATGTGGACCACGTTGTAAAGAACCAGGAAATACTTTAAGGCCcttaacatttcagttttcctATGGCACATTTCAGCCCTATGGAAATGTGCTCAGTAAGTAATCCAGCCTTGGAGTAGCTGTTCCATATTTTAAATACTTGGGTAAATGGGGTAAAGTTTTCCACTAATGGAGCTGCGTTGGATCAAATAGCCGGGGAAGCAATGGAACAGAGCCAAAGGTATTGAGGATGAACCCGGAACATGTGGTGCAGGATCACAGCCAGAAGACTCCCAGCTCGCACTTCTAATCAAGATTTTCGGAGTACAATGAGTACAAAGTGCCTGACATGTTGCCAACCTTAAGAAACTGTTGTTtgaagagttttttttgtttgtttggcttgGTTCACTCCGGGGACAC
The sequence above is drawn from the Seriola aureovittata isolate HTS-2021-v1 ecotype China chromosome 22, ASM2101889v1, whole genome shotgun sequence genome and encodes:
- the washc3 gene encoding WASH complex subunit 3 → MDEDGLPIVGSGVDLTKVPAIQQRRIVAYLNQFVVHTVRFLNRFSTVCEEKLANISLRIQQIETTLCILEAKLSSIPGLEDVTIDGISQQQTAQANGPTTATPSQAAGPPAVTLPPPEPAQAPPEAAPMQKAEEAAENVMTVAKDPRYARYLKMVQVGVPVMAIRNKMVLEGLDPNLLDTPDAPVPDGGTRSTEDPDAAATSSDSESSFSD
- the dram1 gene encoding DNA damage-regulated autophagy modulator protein 1, with protein sequence MFWFMQGLCFLPVFLVIWSSSTFIISYVIAIFRKDVDVIFPYISDTGANPPESCIFGLMTFISACAGVVTMYARYKFVEKLSVETRVVNPRLNKTALVLGILSCFSMCIVATFQETTVVKVHDAGALLFFISGVSYITVQSVISYQAYPFGSSVVVCRVRLGISILAALALFPTVICAIFVKQTTLHRNSEDQDYPFHLASAVCEWVVAFSFVCFFLTYIDDFKLFTLRVNTEFED